Proteins encoded in a region of the Leopardus geoffroyi isolate Oge1 chromosome E2, O.geoffroyi_Oge1_pat1.0, whole genome shotgun sequence genome:
- the DMPK gene encoding myotonin-protein kinase isoform X8, whose protein sequence is MSAEVRLRRLEQLVLDPGFLGLEPLLDLLLGVHQELGASDLAQDKYVADFLQWVEPIAERLKEARLQRDDFEILKVIGRGAFSEVAVVKMKQTGQVYAMKIMNKWDMLKRGEVSCFREERDVLVNGDRRWITELHFAFQDENYLYLVMEYYVGGDLLTLLSKFGERIPAEMARFYLAEIVMAIDSVHRLGYVHRDIKPDNILLDRCGHIRLADFGSCLKLRADGTVRSLVAVGTPDYLSPEILQAVGGGPGLGSYGPECDWWALGVFAYEMFYGQTPFYADSTAETYGKIVHYKEHLSLPLADAGVPEEARDLIQRLLCPPETRLGRDGAGDFQDHPFFFGLDWDSLRDSVPPFTPDFEGATDTCNFDVVEDGLTAMVSGGGETLSDMREGMPLGVHLPFVGYSYSCMALRDEEVPGPTAMELEAEPLPEPPVRAPSPEPTVPPPEETAEAAAPEAVPAAAAAAAAAVAAEAQVTLRELQEALEEEVLTRQSLSRELEAIRTANQSFASQLREAEARNRDLEARVRQLQERMELLQAGGDAGP, encoded by the exons ATGTCAGCCGAGGTGCGGCTGAGGCGGCTCGAGCAGCTGGTGCTAGACCCCGGCTTCCTGGGGCTGGAGCCCCTGCTCGACCTTCTCCTGGGCGTCCACCAGGAGCTGGGTGCCTCCGACCTGGCCCAGGACAAGTATGTGGCCGACTTCTTGCAGTGGG TGGAGCCCATCGCCGAGAGGCTTAAGGAGGCCCGACTGCAGAGGGATGACTTCGAGATTCTGAAGGTGATCGGACGCGGGGCGTTCAGCGAG GTGGCGGTGGTGAAGATGAAGCAGACGGGCCAGGTGTACGCCATGAAGATCATGAATAAATGGGACATGCTGAAGAGAGGCGAG GTGTCGTGCTTCCGCGAGGAGAGGGATGTGTTGGTGAACGGGGACCGGCGCTGGATCACGGAGCTGCACTTCGCTTTCCAGGACGAGAACTACCTG TACCTGGTCATGGAGTACTACGTGGGCGGGGACCTGCTAACGCTGCTGAGCAAGTTTGGGGAGCGGATCCCAGCCGAAATGGCGCGCTTCTACCTGGCCGAGATTGTCATGGCCATAGACTCAGTGCACCGGCTGGGCTATGTACACAG GGACATCAAACCCGACAACATCCTGCTGGACCGCTGTGGCCACATCCGCTTGGCTGACTTCGGGTCCTGCCTCAAGTTGAGGGCGGACGGAACG GTGCGGTCGCTGGTGGCTGTGGGCACCCCGGACTACTTGTCCCCTGAGATCCTGCAGGCTGTGGGCGGCGGGCCCGGGCTGGGCAGCTATGGGCCCGAGTGTGACTGGTGGGCACTGGGAGTGTTCGCCTATGAAATGTTCTACGGGCAGACGCCCTTCTACGCCGACTCCACGGCTGAGACCTACGGCAAGATCGTGCACTACAAG GAGCACCTGTCTCTACCGCTTGCCGACGCAGGGGTCCCTGAGGAGGCCCGAGACCTCATCCAGCGGCTGCTGTGTCCTCCTGAGACGCGGCTGGGCCGGGATGGAGCAGGTGATTTCCAGGATCATCCTTTTTTCTTTGGCCTTGACTGGGACAGTCTCCGAGACAGCGTGCCCCCATTTACACCGGATTTCGAGGGTGCCACGGACACGTGCAACTTCGATGTGGTGGAAGACGGGCTCACTGCCATGGTGAGCGGGGGCGGG GAGACGCTGTCCGACATGCGGGAAGGCATGCCCCTGGGGGTCCACCTGCCATTTGTGGGCTACTCCTACTCCTGCATGGCCCTCAG ggACGAGGAGGTCCCAGGCCCCACAGCCATGGAACTGGAGGCCGAGCCATTGCCTGAGCCACCTGTGCGGgcgcccagcccagagcccacggtGCCGCCACCAGAGGAAACA GCCGAAGCGGCAGCTCCGGAGGCCGttcccgcggcggcggcggcggcggcggcggcggtggcggcggagGCCCAGGTGACGCTGCGGGAGCTCCAGgaggccctggaggaggaggtgctTACACGGCAGAGCCTGAGCCGGGAGCTGGAGGCCATCCGCACAGCCAACCAGAGCTTTGCCAG TCAGCTCCGTGAGGCCGAGGCCCGGAACCGAGACCTGGAGGCGCGCGTCCGGCAGCTGCAGGAGCGGATGGAGCTGCTGCAGGCCGGGGGAGACGCAG GTCCCTAA
- the DMPK gene encoding myotonin-protein kinase isoform X5 — MSAEVRLRRLEQLVLDPGFLGLEPLLDLLLGVHQELGASDLAQDKYVADFLQWVEPIAERLKEARLQRDDFEILKVIGRGAFSEVAVVKMKQTGQVYAMKIMNKWDMLKRGEVSCFREERDVLVNGDRRWITELHFAFQDENYLYLVMEYYVGGDLLTLLSKFGERIPAEMARFYLAEIVMAIDSVHRLGYVHRDIKPDNILLDRCGHIRLADFGSCLKLRADGTVRSLVAVGTPDYLSPEILQAVGGGPGLGSYGPECDWWALGVFAYEMFYGQTPFYADSTAETYGKIVHYKEHLSLPLADAGVPEEARDLIQRLLCPPETRLGRDGAGDFQDHPFFFGLDWDSLRDSVPPFTPDFEGATDTCNFDVVEDGLTAMVSGGGETLSDMREGMPLGVHLPFVGYSYSCMALRDEEVPGPTAMELEAEPLPEPPVRAPSPEPTVPPPEETAEAAAPEAVPAAAAAAAAAVAAEAQVTLRELQEALEEEVLTRQSLSRELEAIRTANQSFASQLREAEARNRDLEARVRQLQERMELLQAGGDADGPPAVALGQCPLVGPGPMHRRHLLLPARVPKPDLSEARSLLLFAVALAAAAALGCTGLVACAHHLAPVWRHPGAAFAP; from the exons ATGTCAGCCGAGGTGCGGCTGAGGCGGCTCGAGCAGCTGGTGCTAGACCCCGGCTTCCTGGGGCTGGAGCCCCTGCTCGACCTTCTCCTGGGCGTCCACCAGGAGCTGGGTGCCTCCGACCTGGCCCAGGACAAGTATGTGGCCGACTTCTTGCAGTGGG TGGAGCCCATCGCCGAGAGGCTTAAGGAGGCCCGACTGCAGAGGGATGACTTCGAGATTCTGAAGGTGATCGGACGCGGGGCGTTCAGCGAG GTGGCGGTGGTGAAGATGAAGCAGACGGGCCAGGTGTACGCCATGAAGATCATGAATAAATGGGACATGCTGAAGAGAGGCGAG GTGTCGTGCTTCCGCGAGGAGAGGGATGTGTTGGTGAACGGGGACCGGCGCTGGATCACGGAGCTGCACTTCGCTTTCCAGGACGAGAACTACCTG TACCTGGTCATGGAGTACTACGTGGGCGGGGACCTGCTAACGCTGCTGAGCAAGTTTGGGGAGCGGATCCCAGCCGAAATGGCGCGCTTCTACCTGGCCGAGATTGTCATGGCCATAGACTCAGTGCACCGGCTGGGCTATGTACACAG GGACATCAAACCCGACAACATCCTGCTGGACCGCTGTGGCCACATCCGCTTGGCTGACTTCGGGTCCTGCCTCAAGTTGAGGGCGGACGGAACG GTGCGGTCGCTGGTGGCTGTGGGCACCCCGGACTACTTGTCCCCTGAGATCCTGCAGGCTGTGGGCGGCGGGCCCGGGCTGGGCAGCTATGGGCCCGAGTGTGACTGGTGGGCACTGGGAGTGTTCGCCTATGAAATGTTCTACGGGCAGACGCCCTTCTACGCCGACTCCACGGCTGAGACCTACGGCAAGATCGTGCACTACAAG GAGCACCTGTCTCTACCGCTTGCCGACGCAGGGGTCCCTGAGGAGGCCCGAGACCTCATCCAGCGGCTGCTGTGTCCTCCTGAGACGCGGCTGGGCCGGGATGGAGCAGGTGATTTCCAGGATCATCCTTTTTTCTTTGGCCTTGACTGGGACAGTCTCCGAGACAGCGTGCCCCCATTTACACCGGATTTCGAGGGTGCCACGGACACGTGCAACTTCGATGTGGTGGAAGACGGGCTCACTGCCATGGTGAGCGGGGGCGGG GAGACGCTGTCCGACATGCGGGAAGGCATGCCCCTGGGGGTCCACCTGCCATTTGTGGGCTACTCCTACTCCTGCATGGCCCTCAG ggACGAGGAGGTCCCAGGCCCCACAGCCATGGAACTGGAGGCCGAGCCATTGCCTGAGCCACCTGTGCGGgcgcccagcccagagcccacggtGCCGCCACCAGAGGAAACA GCCGAAGCGGCAGCTCCGGAGGCCGttcccgcggcggcggcggcggcggcggcggcggtggcggcggagGCCCAGGTGACGCTGCGGGAGCTCCAGgaggccctggaggaggaggtgctTACACGGCAGAGCCTGAGCCGGGAGCTGGAGGCCATCCGCACAGCCAACCAGAGCTTTGCCAG TCAGCTCCGTGAGGCCGAGGCCCGGAACCGAGACCTGGAGGCGCGCGTCCGGCAGCTGCAGGAGCGGATGGAGCTGCTGCAGGCCGGGGGAGACGCAG ATGGCCCCCCGGCCGTGGCTCTGGGCCAATGCCCGCTGGTGGGGCCAGGCCCCATGCACCGCCGCCACCTGCTGCTCCCTGCCAGG GTCCCTAAGCCTGACCTATCGGAGGCGCGTTCCCTGCTCCTGTTCGCCGTTGCTCTGGCTGCTGCCGCCGCCTTGGGCTGCACTGGGTTGGTGGCCTGCGCCCACCATCTCGCCCCGGTCTGGCGCCACCCGGGAGCCGCCTTCGCCCCCTGA
- the DMPK gene encoding myotonin-protein kinase isoform X2, with protein MSAEVRLRRLEQLVLDPGFLGLEPLLDLLLGVHQELGASDLAQDKYVADFLQWVEPIAERLKEARLQRDDFEILKVIGRGAFSEVAVVKMKQTGQVYAMKIMNKWDMLKRGEVSCFREERDVLVNGDRRWITELHFAFQDENYLYLVMEYYVGGDLLTLLSKFGERIPAEMARFYLAEIVMAIDSVHRLGYVHRDIKPDNILLDRCGHIRLADFGSCLKLRADGTVRSLVAVGTPDYLSPEILQAVGGGPGLGSYGPECDWWALGVFAYEMFYGQTPFYADSTAETYGKIVHYKEHLSLPLADAGVPEEARDLIQRLLCPPETRLGRDGAGDFQDHPFFFGLDWDSLRDSVPPFTPDFEGATDTCNFDVVEDGLTAMVSGGGETLSDMREGMPLGVHLPFVGYSYSCMALRDEEVPGPTAMELEAEPLPEPPVRAPSPEPTVPPPEETAEAAAPEAVPAAAAAAAAAVAAEAQVTLRELQEALEEEVLTRQSLSRELEAIRTANQSFASQLREAEARNRDLEARVRQLQERMELLQAGGDAAVTGVPSPRATDAPSHLDGPPAVALGQCPLVGPGPMHRRHLLLPARVPKPDLSEARSLLLFAVALAAAAALGCTGLVACAHHLAPVWRHPGAAFAP; from the exons ATGTCAGCCGAGGTGCGGCTGAGGCGGCTCGAGCAGCTGGTGCTAGACCCCGGCTTCCTGGGGCTGGAGCCCCTGCTCGACCTTCTCCTGGGCGTCCACCAGGAGCTGGGTGCCTCCGACCTGGCCCAGGACAAGTATGTGGCCGACTTCTTGCAGTGGG TGGAGCCCATCGCCGAGAGGCTTAAGGAGGCCCGACTGCAGAGGGATGACTTCGAGATTCTGAAGGTGATCGGACGCGGGGCGTTCAGCGAG GTGGCGGTGGTGAAGATGAAGCAGACGGGCCAGGTGTACGCCATGAAGATCATGAATAAATGGGACATGCTGAAGAGAGGCGAG GTGTCGTGCTTCCGCGAGGAGAGGGATGTGTTGGTGAACGGGGACCGGCGCTGGATCACGGAGCTGCACTTCGCTTTCCAGGACGAGAACTACCTG TACCTGGTCATGGAGTACTACGTGGGCGGGGACCTGCTAACGCTGCTGAGCAAGTTTGGGGAGCGGATCCCAGCCGAAATGGCGCGCTTCTACCTGGCCGAGATTGTCATGGCCATAGACTCAGTGCACCGGCTGGGCTATGTACACAG GGACATCAAACCCGACAACATCCTGCTGGACCGCTGTGGCCACATCCGCTTGGCTGACTTCGGGTCCTGCCTCAAGTTGAGGGCGGACGGAACG GTGCGGTCGCTGGTGGCTGTGGGCACCCCGGACTACTTGTCCCCTGAGATCCTGCAGGCTGTGGGCGGCGGGCCCGGGCTGGGCAGCTATGGGCCCGAGTGTGACTGGTGGGCACTGGGAGTGTTCGCCTATGAAATGTTCTACGGGCAGACGCCCTTCTACGCCGACTCCACGGCTGAGACCTACGGCAAGATCGTGCACTACAAG GAGCACCTGTCTCTACCGCTTGCCGACGCAGGGGTCCCTGAGGAGGCCCGAGACCTCATCCAGCGGCTGCTGTGTCCTCCTGAGACGCGGCTGGGCCGGGATGGAGCAGGTGATTTCCAGGATCATCCTTTTTTCTTTGGCCTTGACTGGGACAGTCTCCGAGACAGCGTGCCCCCATTTACACCGGATTTCGAGGGTGCCACGGACACGTGCAACTTCGATGTGGTGGAAGACGGGCTCACTGCCATGGTGAGCGGGGGCGGG GAGACGCTGTCCGACATGCGGGAAGGCATGCCCCTGGGGGTCCACCTGCCATTTGTGGGCTACTCCTACTCCTGCATGGCCCTCAG ggACGAGGAGGTCCCAGGCCCCACAGCCATGGAACTGGAGGCCGAGCCATTGCCTGAGCCACCTGTGCGGgcgcccagcccagagcccacggtGCCGCCACCAGAGGAAACA GCCGAAGCGGCAGCTCCGGAGGCCGttcccgcggcggcggcggcggcggcggcggcggtggcggcggagGCCCAGGTGACGCTGCGGGAGCTCCAGgaggccctggaggaggaggtgctTACACGGCAGAGCCTGAGCCGGGAGCTGGAGGCCATCCGCACAGCCAACCAGAGCTTTGCCAG TCAGCTCCGTGAGGCCGAGGCCCGGAACCGAGACCTGGAGGCGCGCGTCCGGCAGCTGCAGGAGCGGATGGAGCTGCTGCAGGCCGGGGGAGACGCAG cTGTCACGGGGGTCCCCAGTCCCCGGGCCACGGATGCACCTTCCCAT ctAGATGGCCCCCCGGCCGTGGCTCTGGGCCAATGCCCGCTGGTGGGGCCAGGCCCCATGCACCGCCGCCACCTGCTGCTCCCTGCCAGG GTCCCTAAGCCTGACCTATCGGAGGCGCGTTCCCTGCTCCTGTTCGCCGTTGCTCTGGCTGCTGCCGCCGCCTTGGGCTGCACTGGGTTGGTGGCCTGCGCCCACCATCTCGCCCCGGTCTGGCGCCACCCGGGAGCCGCCTTCGCCCCCTGA
- the DMPK gene encoding myotonin-protein kinase isoform X4 gives MSAEVRLRRLEQLVLDPGFLGLEPLLDLLLGVHQELGASDLAQDKYVADFLQWVEPIAERLKEARLQRDDFEILKVIGRGAFSEVAVVKMKQTGQVYAMKIMNKWDMLKRGEVSCFREERDVLVNGDRRWITELHFAFQDENYLYLVMEYYVGGDLLTLLSKFGERIPAEMARFYLAEIVMAIDSVHRLGYVHRDIKPDNILLDRCGHIRLADFGSCLKLRADGTVRSLVAVGTPDYLSPEILQAVGGGPGLGSYGPECDWWALGVFAYEMFYGQTPFYADSTAETYGKIVHYKEHLSLPLADAGVPEEARDLIQRLLCPPETRLGRDGAGDFQDHPFFFGLDWDSLRDSVPPFTPDFEGATDTCNFDVVEDGLTAMETLSDMREGMPLGVHLPFVGYSYSCMALRDEEVPGPTAMELEAEPLPEPPVRAPSPEPTVPPPEETAEAAAPEAVPAAAAAAAAAVAAEAQVTLRELQEALEEEVLTRQSLSRELEAIRTANQSFASQLREAEARNRDLEARVRQLQERMELLQAGGDAAVTGVPSPRATDAPSHLDGPPAVALGQCPLVGPGPMHRRHLLLPARVPKPDLSEARSLLLFAVALAAAAALGCTGLVACAHHLAPVWRHPGAAFAP, from the exons ATGTCAGCCGAGGTGCGGCTGAGGCGGCTCGAGCAGCTGGTGCTAGACCCCGGCTTCCTGGGGCTGGAGCCCCTGCTCGACCTTCTCCTGGGCGTCCACCAGGAGCTGGGTGCCTCCGACCTGGCCCAGGACAAGTATGTGGCCGACTTCTTGCAGTGGG TGGAGCCCATCGCCGAGAGGCTTAAGGAGGCCCGACTGCAGAGGGATGACTTCGAGATTCTGAAGGTGATCGGACGCGGGGCGTTCAGCGAG GTGGCGGTGGTGAAGATGAAGCAGACGGGCCAGGTGTACGCCATGAAGATCATGAATAAATGGGACATGCTGAAGAGAGGCGAG GTGTCGTGCTTCCGCGAGGAGAGGGATGTGTTGGTGAACGGGGACCGGCGCTGGATCACGGAGCTGCACTTCGCTTTCCAGGACGAGAACTACCTG TACCTGGTCATGGAGTACTACGTGGGCGGGGACCTGCTAACGCTGCTGAGCAAGTTTGGGGAGCGGATCCCAGCCGAAATGGCGCGCTTCTACCTGGCCGAGATTGTCATGGCCATAGACTCAGTGCACCGGCTGGGCTATGTACACAG GGACATCAAACCCGACAACATCCTGCTGGACCGCTGTGGCCACATCCGCTTGGCTGACTTCGGGTCCTGCCTCAAGTTGAGGGCGGACGGAACG GTGCGGTCGCTGGTGGCTGTGGGCACCCCGGACTACTTGTCCCCTGAGATCCTGCAGGCTGTGGGCGGCGGGCCCGGGCTGGGCAGCTATGGGCCCGAGTGTGACTGGTGGGCACTGGGAGTGTTCGCCTATGAAATGTTCTACGGGCAGACGCCCTTCTACGCCGACTCCACGGCTGAGACCTACGGCAAGATCGTGCACTACAAG GAGCACCTGTCTCTACCGCTTGCCGACGCAGGGGTCCCTGAGGAGGCCCGAGACCTCATCCAGCGGCTGCTGTGTCCTCCTGAGACGCGGCTGGGCCGGGATGGAGCAGGTGATTTCCAGGATCATCCTTTTTTCTTTGGCCTTGACTGGGACAGTCTCCGAGACAGCGTGCCCCCATTTACACCGGATTTCGAGGGTGCCACGGACACGTGCAACTTCGATGTGGTGGAAGACGGGCTCACTGCCATG GAGACGCTGTCCGACATGCGGGAAGGCATGCCCCTGGGGGTCCACCTGCCATTTGTGGGCTACTCCTACTCCTGCATGGCCCTCAG ggACGAGGAGGTCCCAGGCCCCACAGCCATGGAACTGGAGGCCGAGCCATTGCCTGAGCCACCTGTGCGGgcgcccagcccagagcccacggtGCCGCCACCAGAGGAAACA GCCGAAGCGGCAGCTCCGGAGGCCGttcccgcggcggcggcggcggcggcggcggcggtggcggcggagGCCCAGGTGACGCTGCGGGAGCTCCAGgaggccctggaggaggaggtgctTACACGGCAGAGCCTGAGCCGGGAGCTGGAGGCCATCCGCACAGCCAACCAGAGCTTTGCCAG TCAGCTCCGTGAGGCCGAGGCCCGGAACCGAGACCTGGAGGCGCGCGTCCGGCAGCTGCAGGAGCGGATGGAGCTGCTGCAGGCCGGGGGAGACGCAG cTGTCACGGGGGTCCCCAGTCCCCGGGCCACGGATGCACCTTCCCAT ctAGATGGCCCCCCGGCCGTGGCTCTGGGCCAATGCCCGCTGGTGGGGCCAGGCCCCATGCACCGCCGCCACCTGCTGCTCCCTGCCAGG GTCCCTAAGCCTGACCTATCGGAGGCGCGTTCCCTGCTCCTGTTCGCCGTTGCTCTGGCTGCTGCCGCCGCCTTGGGCTGCACTGGGTTGGTGGCCTGCGCCCACCATCTCGCCCCGGTCTGGCGCCACCCGGGAGCCGCCTTCGCCCCCTGA
- the DMPK gene encoding myotonin-protein kinase isoform X3, giving the protein MSAEVRLRRLEQLVLDPGFLGLEPLLDLLLGVHQELGASDLAQDKYVADFLQWVEPIAERLKEARLQRDDFEILKVIGRGAFSEVAVVKMKQTGQVYAMKIMNKWDMLKRGEVSCFREERDVLVNGDRRWITELHFAFQDENYLYLVMEYYVGGDLLTLLSKFGERIPAEMARFYLAEIVMAIDSVHRLGYVHRDIKPDNILLDRCGHIRLADFGSCLKLRADGTVRSLVAVGTPDYLSPEILQAVGGGPGLGSYGPECDWWALGVFAYEMFYGQTPFYADSTAETYGKIVHYKEHLSLPLADAGVPEEARDLIQRLLCPPETRLGRDGAGDFQDHPFFFGLDWDSLRDSVPPFTPDFEGATDTCNFDVVEDGLTAMETLSDMREGMPLGVHLPFVGYSYSCMALRDEEVPGPTAMELEAEPLPEPPVRAPSPEPTVPPPEETAEAAAPEAVPAAAAAAAAAVAAEAQVTLRELQEALEEEVLTRQSLSRELEAIRTANQSFASQLREAEARNRDLEARVRQLQERMELLQAGGDAAVTGVPSPRATDAPSHMAPRPWLWANARWWGQAPCTAATCCSLPGSLSLTYRRRVPCSCSPLLWLLPPPWAALGWWPAPTISPRSGATREPPSPPEP; this is encoded by the exons ATGTCAGCCGAGGTGCGGCTGAGGCGGCTCGAGCAGCTGGTGCTAGACCCCGGCTTCCTGGGGCTGGAGCCCCTGCTCGACCTTCTCCTGGGCGTCCACCAGGAGCTGGGTGCCTCCGACCTGGCCCAGGACAAGTATGTGGCCGACTTCTTGCAGTGGG TGGAGCCCATCGCCGAGAGGCTTAAGGAGGCCCGACTGCAGAGGGATGACTTCGAGATTCTGAAGGTGATCGGACGCGGGGCGTTCAGCGAG GTGGCGGTGGTGAAGATGAAGCAGACGGGCCAGGTGTACGCCATGAAGATCATGAATAAATGGGACATGCTGAAGAGAGGCGAG GTGTCGTGCTTCCGCGAGGAGAGGGATGTGTTGGTGAACGGGGACCGGCGCTGGATCACGGAGCTGCACTTCGCTTTCCAGGACGAGAACTACCTG TACCTGGTCATGGAGTACTACGTGGGCGGGGACCTGCTAACGCTGCTGAGCAAGTTTGGGGAGCGGATCCCAGCCGAAATGGCGCGCTTCTACCTGGCCGAGATTGTCATGGCCATAGACTCAGTGCACCGGCTGGGCTATGTACACAG GGACATCAAACCCGACAACATCCTGCTGGACCGCTGTGGCCACATCCGCTTGGCTGACTTCGGGTCCTGCCTCAAGTTGAGGGCGGACGGAACG GTGCGGTCGCTGGTGGCTGTGGGCACCCCGGACTACTTGTCCCCTGAGATCCTGCAGGCTGTGGGCGGCGGGCCCGGGCTGGGCAGCTATGGGCCCGAGTGTGACTGGTGGGCACTGGGAGTGTTCGCCTATGAAATGTTCTACGGGCAGACGCCCTTCTACGCCGACTCCACGGCTGAGACCTACGGCAAGATCGTGCACTACAAG GAGCACCTGTCTCTACCGCTTGCCGACGCAGGGGTCCCTGAGGAGGCCCGAGACCTCATCCAGCGGCTGCTGTGTCCTCCTGAGACGCGGCTGGGCCGGGATGGAGCAGGTGATTTCCAGGATCATCCTTTTTTCTTTGGCCTTGACTGGGACAGTCTCCGAGACAGCGTGCCCCCATTTACACCGGATTTCGAGGGTGCCACGGACACGTGCAACTTCGATGTGGTGGAAGACGGGCTCACTGCCATG GAGACGCTGTCCGACATGCGGGAAGGCATGCCCCTGGGGGTCCACCTGCCATTTGTGGGCTACTCCTACTCCTGCATGGCCCTCAG ggACGAGGAGGTCCCAGGCCCCACAGCCATGGAACTGGAGGCCGAGCCATTGCCTGAGCCACCTGTGCGGgcgcccagcccagagcccacggtGCCGCCACCAGAGGAAACA GCCGAAGCGGCAGCTCCGGAGGCCGttcccgcggcggcggcggcggcggcggcggcggtggcggcggagGCCCAGGTGACGCTGCGGGAGCTCCAGgaggccctggaggaggaggtgctTACACGGCAGAGCCTGAGCCGGGAGCTGGAGGCCATCCGCACAGCCAACCAGAGCTTTGCCAG TCAGCTCCGTGAGGCCGAGGCCCGGAACCGAGACCTGGAGGCGCGCGTCCGGCAGCTGCAGGAGCGGATGGAGCTGCTGCAGGCCGGGGGAGACGCAG cTGTCACGGGGGTCCCCAGTCCCCGGGCCACGGATGCACCTTCCCAT ATGGCCCCCCGGCCGTGGCTCTGGGCCAATGCCCGCTGGTGGGGCCAGGCCCCATGCACCGCCGCCACCTGCTGCTCCCTGCCAGG GTCCCTAAGCCTGACCTATCGGAGGCGCGTTCCCTGCTCCTGTTCGCCGTTGCTCTGGCTGCTGCCGCCGCCTTGGGCTGCACTGGGTTGGTGGCCTGCGCCCACCATCTCGCCCCGGTCTGGCGCCACCCGGGAGCCGCCTTCGCCCCCTGAACCCTAG